Genomic window (Geomonas ferrireducens):
CTCGATGACCTACCAGGCGGCCTCCGGCGCCGGCGCTCCGAACATGCGCGAGCTCCTCTCCCAGATGGGCGTGCTGCACGGCGCCGTGGCCGATCAGCTCGCCACCCCGGGCTCCGCGATCCTCGAGATCGACAGGAAGGTCACCGCCACCCTGAGAAGCGCCGAGATGCCGACCAAGGAATTCGGCTTCCCGCTGGCCGGCAGCGTGCTCCCGTGGATCGACCGCGAGGTCGAAGACGGCCAGAGCCGCGAGGAGTGGAAGGGATACGCCGAGACCAACAAGATCCTCGGTGCGACGAACCCGATCCCGGTGGACGGCCTCTGCGTCCGCGTGGGCGCCATGCGCTGCCACAGCCAGGCGATCACCATGAAGCTCACCAAGGACATCCCGATCGGTGAGATCGAGGACATGATCAAGAACGACAACCAGTGGGTGAAGTTCATCCCCAACAACAAGGCCGACTCCCTGGCGGGGCTGACCCCGGCAGCCGTTTCCGGCTCGCTCACCGTACCGGTGGGCCGCGTGCGCAAGATGAAGATGGGGCCGCAGTACCTCTCCGCCTTCACCTGCGGCGATCAGCTCCTGTGGGGTGCCGCCGAGCCGCTGCGCCGCATGCTGCAGATCCTGAAGGAGCGCTAGGAACAGCGGACAATTGACGATGGACAATTGACGATTGTCCGACTGGTCGAACTACAACGGAGCGCGTCGCCCCTTTCTTTTTGGGTGGCGCGCTCCCGTTTTTGTCTTGAGGAGATGTAACGAGTATGAAGAAGACGTGGAACGTAGCAGTGGTTGGCGCGACCGGCGCCGTGGGAACCCAGATGATCGAGTGTCTCGTGGAGAGGAACTTCCCTGTGGGGAAGATCAAGTTCCTGGCGAGCTCGCGAAGTGCCGGGCAGGTGCTCGAATACGACGGCAAGCCGGTGACCGTTGAGGAGCTGACCCACGACTCCTTCGAGGGGATCGATATCGCCCTCTTCTCGGCGGGCGGGGCCCGCTCCGAGGAGTTTTGCCCCTCTGCCGTGAAGGCCGGCGCTGTCTGCATCGATAATTCCAGCGCTTGGCGCATGAACCCCGACGTGCCGCTCGTGGTGCCCGAGGTGAATCCGCACGCCATCGCCGGCTACAAGAAAAAGGGGATCATCGCGAACCCCAACTGCTCCACCATCCAGATGGTGGTGGCATTGAAGCCGCTGCACGACTTCGGCACCATCAAAAGGATCGTCGTCTCCACCTACCAGGCGGTCTCCGGGACCGGTAACAAGGCGATCGACGAGCTGCGCGTCCAGACCGGCGAACTGTTGAACGGACGTCCCCCGAAGGCCGAGGTCTACCCGCACCGCATCGCCTTCAACTGCCTGCCGCAGATCGACTCCTTCTGCGACAACGGTTACACGAAGGAAGAGATGAAAATGGTGAACGAGACCAGGAAGATCATGGAGGCGGACATCGCCACCACCGCCACCTGTGTCAGGGTGCCGGTTTTCTACGGGCATTCCGAGTCGGTGAACATCGAGACGGAGAAGAAGATCACCGTCGCCAAGGCGCGCGAGCTCCTTGAGGATGCGCCCGGTGTGGAGCTGGTTGACAACCCGGGCAGCGGCGAGTACCCGATGGCGATGGACGTGGCCGGAGAGGACCTCACCCTGGTAGGCCGCATCCGTGAGGACGCCACCATCAAGAACGGCCTGAACCTCTGGATCGTCGCCGACAACCTGAGAAAAGGTGCCGCCACCAACGCCGTGCAAATCGCCGAGCTGCTGATCGAGGATTATCTGAAGTAGCCTTTGTAGTCAGACCTGTCCGACTGGTCCGACTGGTCCGACTGGGGCCCCCCAGAACACTATGCGCAACATCAAGCTGATAATTGAATACGACGGCACCGCCTATGCCGGCTGGCAGGTGCAGCCAAACGCGCTCACCATCCAGGAGGTCGTGGAGAAGGCGCTCGCGCAGATGCTCGGGGAGCGCACAGTTCTGCACGCCTCCGGCCGCACCGACGCTGGCGTGCACGCTCGCGGCATGGTCGCCTGCTTCAAGACCGAACGCACCATACCGCTGCGCGCCTTCCGTGAGGGGCTGAACACGATCCTCCCGAACGACATCGCGGTGCGCCACGCCGCTGAGGTGCCGCTCGACTTCCACCCGCGCTTTGATGCGCAGGCGAAGCACTACCGCTACACCATGCTGCTTGACGACCTCCGTTCACCGCTAGCCCGCCACACTGCCTGGCGCGTGAAGGGAAAACTCGACATCGAGGCGATGCGCGCGGCGTGCAAGGTCTTCGTGGGCGAGCACGACTTCGCCGCCTTCCGCGGCTCGAACTGCGCCGCTAAGACCACGGTGCGCCGCATCTACAGCATGGAGCTTGTGCAGGATGGACGCCTGCTTCACCTGGACATCAACGGCAGCGGCTTTCTCAAAAACATGGTCCGCATCATCACCGGGACGCTCATAGATGTTGGGCAGGGGAGACTCTCCGTGGCGGACGTGGCGCGACTTCTCAATGGGGGAGACCGTCAAAAGGCAGGGATGACGGTACCGCCGCAGGGGCTCTGTCTTATGCAGGTTTTTTACCCCCAGCAGGACGGTGAATGACAGGCTTTTAACAGCCCTTTAATCTCCTGCCCGGTTTTTTGTCTTGACATGGGCGGGCGATTCGATTAAATTCTCAATCTTCTGTAAGTTAATGTGCTAATTCCAGATAGCTGTGAGGTTTTCGATGAAGACGCAAGTCGCCAAAAAAGAAGAAGTGACCAGGGATTGGTACCTGGTTGATGTGGATAGTAAGGTGCTCGGCCGTGTCGCGACTGAAATCGCCAACGTGCTGCGCGGCAAGAACAAGCCGACCTTTACCCCGAGTGTGGACACCGGCGACTTTGTCATCGTCGTGAACGCAGAGAAGATCGCCCTGACCGGCAAGAAGTTTTCCGACAAGACTTACTACAGCCACTCCTCTTTCCCGGGCGGCCTGAAAGAGATCACTGCCGGCAAGCTCATCGACAAGAAGCCGGAAGAGCTGATCAAGAAAGCAGTGAAGGGCATGCTTCCGAAGAACAAGCTCGCCCGTCACATGCTCAAGAAGCTGAAGATCTACAGCGGCGGCGCTCATCCGCATGCTGCTCAGAATCCTAAGAATCTGAACATTTAATTCGTTCATCAGGAGATAGAAAATGGCAGTGAGTTTTTACGCAACTGGGAAAAGGAAGTCGTCCATCGCCAGGGTTTGGCTCAAGCCCGGCAACGGCGAGATCATTGTAAATACCAAGACTCTTGACAGCTACTTCGGCCGCGAGACCTCCAAGATGGTCGTCATGCAGCCCCTTGAGCTGACCGAGAACGTCGGCAAGTTCGACATCTTCTGCACCGTGAAGGGCGGTGGTGACTCCGGCCAGGCCGGCGCCATCAAGCACGGCATCACCAAGGCTCTCATCGAGGCCGATGCCGACCTGCGCGGTACCCTGAAGAAGGCCGGGTTCATCACCCGCGACTCGCGCATCAAGGAAAGAAAGAAGTACGGCAAGAAGGCTGCTCGCGCAAGCTTCCAGTTCTCCAAGCGTTAATTCTTCGCTGGGAACAATTGCTGTCTCATTGCAAAGGAGGAATCCGTCAGGGTTCCTCCTTTTGCTGTTTCAAAACTGTTTCAAGGTTTGTGCGTGTCAACTGTGCCACAGCTGTGCTAACATCCAACTTCTATTTCTTTCCGTTGTGAGCAAGGGAGGCCTTTATGATCAAGGTTGCCATAGTCGGTGCCAGCGGTTACACCGGCGTCGAACTGATCCGTATTCTGCACGCCCACCCCGAGGTGGCCGTTACCTGTGTGACTTCCGAACAGAGCGCCGGGCGTCCGGTGAGCGACGTGTTCCCGACCCTGCGCGGCAGGTGCGATCTCATTCTCGAGCCGCTGGAGCCGGTAGGGATCGCCGAACAGGTTGACGTGGTCTTCACCGCGCTGCCGCACAAGGCTGCCATGGCGGTGGTGCCGACCTTCCTCAAGATGGGGAAGGACGTCGTCGACCTCTCCGCCGATTACCGCCTGCACGACGCCGACGTCTACGGGAAGTGGTACGAAAAGCACCTCACCCCTGAACTCCTCCCCCAGGCTGTGTACGGCATCCCCGAGCTGCGCCGTGACAAGATCAAGGAGGCATCCCTCATCGCGAACCCCGGCTGCTACCCGACCAGTGTCATCCTCGGGCTTGCGCCGCTTCTGAAGGGGAAGGTGATCGATCCGAAGAGCATCATCGTTGATGCCAAATCCGGCACGTCGGGTGCTGGGCGCGGCGCCAAGGTCGACAACCTCTACTGCGAGGTGAACGAAGGCTTCAAGGCCTACGGCGTCGGCGGTGTGCACCGTCACATCCCGGAGATCGAGCAGGAGCTTTCCCTTCTCGCGGGGAACCCTTTGACTATCACCTTCACACCGCACCTGGTCCCGATGGACCGCGGCATCCTCTCCACTATCTACAGCGTGCCGACCGGCAAGGTGAGCGCCACCGAACTCATCACGCTGTACGAGACCTTCTACGAGGGTGAGCCGTTCGTGAGGGTGCTCCCGGAGGGAGTTCTCCCGTCCACGGCGCACGTGAGAGGTTCCAACTTCTGCGACATCGGTGTCGTCGTTGATGACAGGACCGGCCGGATCATAGTCGTTTCCGCCATCGACAACCTGGTGAAAGGGGCTTCCGGTCAGGCGGTGCAGAACATGAACCTGATGTGCGGTCTCCCCGAGACCCTCGGCCTCGATTTTCTCGGGATCTTCCCGTAACGGGACGCTCAGACATCCCCTCTCCTGCTTGGAGAGGGGATGACGTCACAAGGTTTTTATGAAACAGGCACGACCCGCAAAGAAGCAGTCACCGCAGCACCCTTCCAAAAAGTCTCCCGCGCAGTTTCTTCCCATCACCTCAGCCGAAGCAAGAGCTCGCGGTTGGAACGAGCTCGACGTCATCTTCGTCTCAGGCGACGCCTACGTGGACCACCCCTCGTTCGGGGTGCCGCTTCTCGCGCGCCTGTTGGAAGCAAAGGGCCTGCGGGTCGGCATCATCCCGCAGCCGGACTGGCGCAGCAAGGAGCCCTTCATGGCACTTGGGCGCCCGCGCCTTTTCTTCGCCGTGGCGGCCGGTGCCATGGACTCCATGGTCGCGCACTACACCCCGGCAAGAAAGCTGCGCCGCGACGACGCCTACACCCCCGGCAACCGGCACGGCGCCCGCCCGAATCGAGCCACCATCATCTACACCTCGAGGCTCAAGGAGGCCTACCGCGACACCCCCGTGGTGATCGGCGGGATAGAGGCGAGCCTCAGGCGCTTCTCCCATTACGACTTTTGGGAAGACAAGGTGCGCCGCTCCGCACTCTTCGACGCGAAGGCCGATCTCCTCGTCTACGGCATGGGTGAAAGCCCGCTTCTCGAGCTCGTCGAGCGGCTGCGCAAAGGTGAGCCCTTTGCCTCGATCCGCGACATCCGCGGTACCGCTTGCGCCGCGTCCGCGATCCCTGAGACGGCCGGCGAGGTGGTCGAGTTGCCCGCGTACGAGAAGGTGGCTGCGGACAAGTCGGCTTACGCAGAATCCTTCCGTCTTCTTTCGCGCGAGCAGAACCCCGGCTGCGCCAAAGTCGTGATCCAGCAGCACGCCGCACGTTACCTGGTTTGCAATCCGCCGGCCTGGCCGCTTTCCGGTGCCGAGCTCGACGCGATCTACGCGCTCCCCTTCGTGAAGGCGCCGCACCCTAGCTACAAGGAGGCGATTCCCGCCTACGAACAGATCCGCAATTCCATCACGACGCACCGCGGCTGCTTCGGCGGGTGCGCTTTCTGCGCCATCACGCATCACCAGGGAAAGACCATACAATCGAGAAGCGAGCAAGGTGTCCTGAACGAACTGGAGCAACTCGCGTCGCTTCCCTGGTTCCGGGGCAGCGTGAGCGATCTCGGGGGGCCTACCGCCAACATGTTCGGGCTCTCTTGCGGCGATAAGGAGGCAGGGGACAAATGTCGCCGTGACAGCTGCCTCTTCCCGAGGATCTGCAAGAACCTCGTCACCGACGACGCCGCCAGTGCGAGGCT
Coding sequences:
- the rplM gene encoding 50S ribosomal protein L13 is translated as MKTQVAKKEEVTRDWYLVDVDSKVLGRVATEIANVLRGKNKPTFTPSVDTGDFVIVVNAEKIALTGKKFSDKTYYSHSSFPGGLKEITAGKLIDKKPEELIKKAVKGMLPKNKLARHMLKKLKIYSGGAHPHAAQNPKNLNI
- a CDS encoding aspartate-semialdehyde dehydrogenase, with product MKKTWNVAVVGATGAVGTQMIECLVERNFPVGKIKFLASSRSAGQVLEYDGKPVTVEELTHDSFEGIDIALFSAGGARSEEFCPSAVKAGAVCIDNSSAWRMNPDVPLVVPEVNPHAIAGYKKKGIIANPNCSTIQMVVALKPLHDFGTIKRIVVSTYQAVSGTGNKAIDELRVQTGELLNGRPPKAEVYPHRIAFNCLPQIDSFCDNGYTKEEMKMVNETRKIMEADIATTATCVRVPVFYGHSESVNIETEKKITVAKARELLEDAPGVELVDNPGSGEYPMAMDVAGEDLTLVGRIREDATIKNGLNLWIVADNLRKGAATNAVQIAELLIEDYLK
- the rpsI gene encoding 30S ribosomal protein S9, whose amino-acid sequence is MAVSFYATGKRKSSIARVWLKPGNGEIIVNTKTLDSYFGRETSKMVVMQPLELTENVGKFDIFCTVKGGGDSGQAGAIKHGITKALIEADADLRGTLKKAGFITRDSRIKERKKYGKKAARASFQFSKR
- a CDS encoding YgiQ family radical SAM protein; protein product: MKQARPAKKQSPQHPSKKSPAQFLPITSAEARARGWNELDVIFVSGDAYVDHPSFGVPLLARLLEAKGLRVGIIPQPDWRSKEPFMALGRPRLFFAVAAGAMDSMVAHYTPARKLRRDDAYTPGNRHGARPNRATIIYTSRLKEAYRDTPVVIGGIEASLRRFSHYDFWEDKVRRSALFDAKADLLVYGMGESPLLELVERLRKGEPFASIRDIRGTACAASAIPETAGEVVELPAYEKVAADKSAYAESFRLLSREQNPGCAKVVIQQHAARYLVCNPPAWPLSGAELDAIYALPFVKAPHPSYKEAIPAYEQIRNSITTHRGCFGGCAFCAITHHQGKTIQSRSEQGVLNELEQLASLPWFRGSVSDLGGPTANMFGLSCGDKEAGDKCRRDSCLFPRICKNLVTDDAASARLLAKARRVSGVKHVAVSSGVRYDLMERQPRYLRELVSQHVSGLLKVAPEHLTDRVTSVMRKPGHDCFERFRDAFQKESAKAGKRQYIVPYFISGHPGCTLSDMVDLALMLKRWGMRVEQVQDFTPTPGTLSTCIYHTGVDPFTGEKVYVARTDREKGLQKALLLYHVPEERKNCLAALRECGREDAAAELFGGNNRR
- the argC gene encoding N-acetyl-gamma-glutamyl-phosphate reductase; the encoded protein is MIKVAIVGASGYTGVELIRILHAHPEVAVTCVTSEQSAGRPVSDVFPTLRGRCDLILEPLEPVGIAEQVDVVFTALPHKAAMAVVPTFLKMGKDVVDLSADYRLHDADVYGKWYEKHLTPELLPQAVYGIPELRRDKIKEASLIANPGCYPTSVILGLAPLLKGKVIDPKSIIVDAKSGTSGAGRGAKVDNLYCEVNEGFKAYGVGGVHRHIPEIEQELSLLAGNPLTITFTPHLVPMDRGILSTIYSVPTGKVSATELITLYETFYEGEPFVRVLPEGVLPSTAHVRGSNFCDIGVVVDDRTGRIIVVSAIDNLVKGASGQAVQNMNLMCGLPETLGLDFLGIFP
- the truA gene encoding tRNA pseudouridine(38-40) synthase TruA; the protein is MRNIKLIIEYDGTAYAGWQVQPNALTIQEVVEKALAQMLGERTVLHASGRTDAGVHARGMVACFKTERTIPLRAFREGLNTILPNDIAVRHAAEVPLDFHPRFDAQAKHYRYTMLLDDLRSPLARHTAWRVKGKLDIEAMRAACKVFVGEHDFAAFRGSNCAAKTTVRRIYSMELVQDGRLLHLDINGSGFLKNMVRIITGTLIDVGQGRLSVADVARLLNGGDRQKAGMTVPPQGLCLMQVFYPQQDGE
- the asd gene encoding aspartate-semialdehyde dehydrogenase: MKVGMVGWRGMVGSVLMQRMQEENDFAGIEPVFFTTSQVGQAAPMNAGTLKDASDINELKKLDVIITCQGGDYTKAVRPELKKAGWNGYWIDAASTLRMEDDAVIILDPINRNVIDAALSKGIKDYIGGNCTVSLMLMGLGGLFKAGVVEWLTSMTYQAASGAGAPNMRELLSQMGVLHGAVADQLATPGSAILEIDRKVTATLRSAEMPTKEFGFPLAGSVLPWIDREVEDGQSREEWKGYAETNKILGATNPIPVDGLCVRVGAMRCHSQAITMKLTKDIPIGEIEDMIKNDNQWVKFIPNNKADSLAGLTPAAVSGSLTVPVGRVRKMKMGPQYLSAFTCGDQLLWGAAEPLRRMLQILKER